Part of the Salinigranum rubrum genome is shown below.
AACAGCACGTGCTGGAACAGGTGCTCCTTGGCGACGGCGTGAGTCTCCCCCTCTTTCGTGATGCGCTCGACCAGAAGCGGCCGCACGGCCGTCCGCGCGACGTTCCGCGCCGTGCTGCCGATGACTCGGTTCTCCAACGGGCTCTGCCCGCGGGAGCCGACGACGATCATGTCGGCGTGGAGCCGCTCGGCGAAGCCGTTGATGCGTCGGTGCGGCGTCCCGCGGGCGACGTGCGTCTCGACGGTGAAGCCCGCCGCCTCGAAAAACTCCCGCTGTGACCGGAGCGCCTCGTGGCGGTTCGAGGCGACGTCCATCCCGGGGAGACCGCTCGAAACGTTGTCGGGGACGACGGTGACCAGGTGGACCTCCGTGACGCCGATCCGTTCGAGGCACTCCAGACACGTCCGCGACCGCATGGCCGCCTCGTTCGCGTCCGAGAGGTCCGTGGCGAAGACGATTCTCATACCGTCTCTTGGCGCTGCAGCTACTAATATTGTGCTTTTACCCCAATATAGAGCAAACCGTCTCTCGACACGGAACCCGGCGGCGACTTCCCAACGGAACCGCCACGCCCGGCATGGCCAGCCTGACCGGGAAAGCGAGCAGTTTTATCGACGCTGTCCGTCGATTTACTCGTGAGGTGATGCGTATTAACGCTCTCGACAACAGACATCCTCGTCCGCGGCATCGTCCTCGGCGTCTCCATCGCGGCCCCCGTCGGCCCCATCGGCGTGCTGTGTATCCAGCGAACGCTCTCGAACGGCCGACGGTCGGGCTTCGTCAGCGGTCTCGGTGCCGCCTCCGCTGACGCCGTCTACGGTGCGGTCGCCGGGTTCGGGATCACGACGCTCTCGGCGTTCCTGCTCGACGCCGAGACGGAAATCCGCGTCGTCGGTGGTGTCCTCCTGCTCCTCGTCGGCGTGCGCGCGTTCCGAGCCGAACCGGCCGAGATGGCCGACGGGACGGAGACGTCAGGGGGACTGCTCGAAGACTACGGCTCGACGTTCCTGCTCACCATCACGAACCCGGTGACGATACTGGCGTTCGT
Proteins encoded:
- a CDS encoding universal stress protein, with translation MRIVFATDLSDANEAAMRSRTCLECLERIGVTEVHLVTVVPDNVSSGLPGMDVASNRHEALRSQREFFEAAGFTVETHVARGTPHRRINGFAERLHADMIVVGSRGQSPLENRVIGSTARNVARTAVRPLLVERITKEGETHAVAKEHLFQHVLFATDFSANADRAFEFVPRLTGATKRVTLLHVRGHEQRDADAEHAARERLAELADELETRMGVETEVSVREGGVVDEILAEETRVGATVTVLGARGQSRLRRLLLGSTSESVVAQGHNNVLLVPPESTAR
- a CDS encoding LysE family translocator: MAAPVGPIGVLCIQRTLSNGRRSGFVSGLGAASADAVYGAVAGFGITTLSAFLLDAETEIRVVGGVLLLLVGVRAFRAEPAEMADGTETSGGLLEDYGSTFLLTITNPVTILAFVGVFAGLGVGLTGDYLDASVLVLGVFAGSALWWLCLSVGVDSLRAHVTPRVMRRVNQLAGGVVVGFGLLALWSVL